A genome region from Panthera leo isolate Ple1 chromosome A2, P.leo_Ple1_pat1.1, whole genome shotgun sequence includes the following:
- the LRRC72 gene encoding leucine-rich repeat-containing protein 72 isoform X7 has protein sequence MAWAPDHLARAFRHSTRVVSVPETALETSLRVSGALFSRPRTLGILRQSPSQLEAASGMWLDRLIICYQAVEDQLKICGHKRDADVFELFLSQKELTEVIDLSRFKKLKYLWLHHNKLHGITFLTRNYCLTELYLNNNAIFEIEGLHSLPSLHILLLHHNELTDIDATVKELKGMLNLKSLNLFYKTRFGSYQSRLSYGSQQDYALNKVLGAEVSGVCNPACVSLVKQLQVLQRVRK, from the exons ATGGCCTGGGCCCCTGACCATCTGGCCCGCGCCTTCAGACACTCAACGCGCGTAGTCAGTGTTCCGGAAACTGCCCTGGAGACCAGCCTCAGGGTGAGCGGTGCCCTCTTCTCCAGGCCACGAACCCTTGGAATCCTGCGCCAAAGCCCCAGTCAGTTGGAGGCCGCCAG TGGAATGTGGCTTGACAGATTAATTATATGTTATCAGGCAGTTGAAGATCAGCTAAAGATATGTGGCCACAAGAGGGATGCTGATGTCTTTGAGCTGTTCCTTTCTCAAAA GGAACTGACGGAAGTCATTGATCTCTctaggtttaaaaaattaaaatacttatggCTACATCAcaataag CTCCATGGAATAACATTTCTAACTAGAAACTATTGTCTGACAGAACTATATCTAAACAACAATGCCATATTCGAGATAGAAG gCCTGCACTCTCTACCTTCATTGCATATCCTCCTGCTACACCACAATGAGCTAACGGACATTGACGCAACAGTGAAGGAATTAAAGGGAATGCTCAATCTGAAGAGCCTAa ATTTATTTTACAAGACAAGATTTGGAAGTTACCAATCAAGGTTGTCCTATGGGAGTCAACAGGATTATGCTCTGAACAAAGTGCTTGGTGCAGAAGTGAGTGGAGTCTGCAATCCAGCCTGCGTCTCCCTTGTTAAGCAA TTACAAGTTCTTCAGAGGGTGAGAAAATAG
- the LRRC72 gene encoding leucine-rich repeat-containing protein 72 isoform X2: MAWAPDHLARAFRHSTRVVSVPETALETSLRVSGALFSRPRTLGILRQSPSQLEAASGMWLDRLIICYQAVEDQLKICGHKRDADVFELFLSQKELTEVIDLSRFKKLKYLWLHHNKLHGITFLTRNYCLTELYLNNNAIFEIEGLHSLPSLHILLLHHNELTDIDATVKELKGMLNLKSLSLYQNPLCQYNLYRLYIIYHLPGVELLDRNQVTEKERRSMITIFNHKKAHIVQSIAFRGKVDAFWNPRSPFKQKPAQRIPPERSPQKLLLTSDWPSPISMLTGKPQNTTEPFRCFSNRFFICE, translated from the exons ATGGCCTGGGCCCCTGACCATCTGGCCCGCGCCTTCAGACACTCAACGCGCGTAGTCAGTGTTCCGGAAACTGCCCTGGAGACCAGCCTCAGGGTGAGCGGTGCCCTCTTCTCCAGGCCACGAACCCTTGGAATCCTGCGCCAAAGCCCCAGTCAGTTGGAGGCCGCCAG TGGAATGTGGCTTGACAGATTAATTATATGTTATCAGGCAGTTGAAGATCAGCTAAAGATATGTGGCCACAAGAGGGATGCTGATGTCTTTGAGCTGTTCCTTTCTCAAAA GGAACTGACGGAAGTCATTGATCTCTctaggtttaaaaaattaaaatacttatggCTACATCAcaataag CTCCATGGAATAACATTTCTAACTAGAAACTATTGTCTGACAGAACTATATCTAAACAACAATGCCATATTCGAGATAGAAG gCCTGCACTCTCTACCTTCATTGCATATCCTCCTGCTACACCACAATGAGCTAACGGACATTGACGCAACAGTGAAGGAATTAAAGGGAATGCTCAATCTGAAGAGCCTAa GTCTCTACCAAAACCCTTTGTGCCAATATAACCTGTACCGTTTATATATAATCTACCACCTTCCAGGAGTAGAGTTGCTTGATCGAAATC aagttacagagaaggaaagaagatcaATGATCAccatttttaatcacaaaaagGCTCATATTGTTCAATCAATAGCATTCAGAGGAAAAGTAGATGCCTTCTGGAATCCTAGATCACCGTTTAAGCAAAAACCAGCTCAGAGAATACCTCCAG AACGATCTCCTCAGAAGCTTCTACTTACATCTGATTGGCCATCCCCAATCTCCATGTTAACTGGAAAACCTCAAAATACCACTGAACCATTTAGATGTTTCAGTAACAG
- the LRRC72 gene encoding leucine-rich repeat-containing protein 72 isoform X6: MAWAPDHLARAFRHSTRVVSVPETALETSLRVSGALFSRPRTLGILRQSPSQLEAASGMWLDRLIICYQAVEDQLKICGHKRDADVFELFLSQKELTEVIDLSRFKKLKYLWLHHNKLHGITFLTRNYCLTELYLNNNAIFEIEGLHSLPSLHILLLHHNELTDIDATVKELKGMLNLKSLNLFYKTRFGSYQSRLSYGSQQDYALNKVLGAEVSGVCNPACVSLVKQVSTKTLCANITCTVYI, encoded by the exons ATGGCCTGGGCCCCTGACCATCTGGCCCGCGCCTTCAGACACTCAACGCGCGTAGTCAGTGTTCCGGAAACTGCCCTGGAGACCAGCCTCAGGGTGAGCGGTGCCCTCTTCTCCAGGCCACGAACCCTTGGAATCCTGCGCCAAAGCCCCAGTCAGTTGGAGGCCGCCAG TGGAATGTGGCTTGACAGATTAATTATATGTTATCAGGCAGTTGAAGATCAGCTAAAGATATGTGGCCACAAGAGGGATGCTGATGTCTTTGAGCTGTTCCTTTCTCAAAA GGAACTGACGGAAGTCATTGATCTCTctaggtttaaaaaattaaaatacttatggCTACATCAcaataag CTCCATGGAATAACATTTCTAACTAGAAACTATTGTCTGACAGAACTATATCTAAACAACAATGCCATATTCGAGATAGAAG gCCTGCACTCTCTACCTTCATTGCATATCCTCCTGCTACACCACAATGAGCTAACGGACATTGACGCAACAGTGAAGGAATTAAAGGGAATGCTCAATCTGAAGAGCCTAa ATTTATTTTACAAGACAAGATTTGGAAGTTACCAATCAAGGTTGTCCTATGGGAGTCAACAGGATTATGCTCTGAACAAAGTGCTTGGTGCAGAAGTGAGTGGAGTCTGCAATCCAGCCTGCGTCTCCCTTGTTAAGCAA GTCTCTACCAAAACCCTTTGTGCCAATATAACCTGTACCGTTTATATATAA